A stretch of the Corylus avellana chromosome ca6, CavTom2PMs-1.0 genome encodes the following:
- the LOC132184329 gene encoding protein indeterminate-domain 11-like yields MNETSASASTNLAPPPKRKRSLPGKPDPEAEVIALSPKSLLATNRFVCDICNKGFQRDQNLQLHRRGHNVPWKLKQRTSEVVRKKVYVCPELTCVHHDPSRALGDLTGIKKHFCRKHGEKRWKCERCSKRYAVQSDWKAHSKICGTREYRCDCGTLFSRRDSFITHRAFCDALAQESGRAITATNSLVSPQTQLHSQGIQSLKREEELQPWLACNSPLNLSSSHLFSTNLDHHDQNPSPNTNPDSTLLLPPFQPAASPHMSATALLQKAAQMGVTMSKPSLSPTAVSCLGVSSRDEMGSGSHAFALASFGNKAAAAATAAAAVTSSTSRTGFIEHNSLLHDMMSMTSLPCSSGLVEGSSFEEDYHRMMMMNPKREGGFQDALSKASKSINGGGGNDGLTRDFLGVGARAAFSHKDFLNMAAFDYINPSSTTYSHQHNQNQPPFNHL; encoded by the exons ATGAATGAGACTTCTGCATCTGCCTCAACAAATCTAGCACCACCACCAAAGAGGAAGAGGAGTCTTCCAGGCAAACCAG ACCCAGAAGCAGAAGTGATAGCTTTGTCTCCCAAAAGCCTCTTAGCAACAAACAGATTCGTATGTGATATCTGTAACAAAGGGTTTCAGAGAGATCAAAACCTTCAGCTTCACAGAAGAGGGCATAACGTGCCATGGAAGTTAAAGCAAAGGACAAGTGAAGTGGTGAGGAAGAAGGTGTATGTATGCCCGGAGCTAACGTGCGTTCACCATGACCCCTCAAGGGCTCTTGGGGACCTCACAGGAATCAAGAAGCACTTTTGCAGGAAGCATGGGGAAAAGAGGTGGAAGTGTGAAAGGTGCTCAAAGCGTTATGCAGTTCAATCAGATTGGAAAGCTCACTCTAAGATTTGTGGCACTCGAGAGTATAGATGTGATTGTGGAACCCTTTTCTCTAG GAGGGACAGTTTCATCACCCACAGAGCCTTCTGTGATGCTTTAGCACAGGAGAGTGGCAGAGCAATCACAGCGACAAACTCACTTGTGTCCCCACAAACCCAACTCCATAGCCAAGGAATCCAGTCActgaaaagagaagaagaactACAACCATGGTTGGCTTGTAATTCACCACTAAATCTCTCCTCCTCACATCTATTTTCAACAAATTTAGACCACCACGATCAAAACCCTAGCCCTAACACTAACCCTGATTCTACACTACTCCTCCCTCCCTTTCAGCCAGCTGCTTCCCCACACATGTCAGCAACTGCATTATTGCAAAAAGCAGCTCAAATGGGTGTTACAATGAGCAAGCCCTCACTCTCCCCTACAGCTGTTTCTTGTTTGGGTGTGTCTTCACGTGATGAAATGGGAAGTGGGTCTCATGCCTTTGCCTTGGCATCTTTTGGGAATAAAGCTGCTGCAGCAGctactgctgctgctgctgtcaCCAGTAGTACTAGTAGGACTGGATTCATTGAGCATAATTCTCTTCTTCATGACATGATGAGCATGACATCTTTGCCTTGCTCATCTGGGTTAGTTGAAGGATCGTCCTTTGAAGAGGATTATCataggatgatgatgatgaatccAAAAAGAGAGGGTGGTTTTCAGGATGCTCTCTCAAAAGCAAGCAAAAGCATTAATGGAGGAGGTGGCAACGATGGGCTGACAAGAGACTTTTTGGGTGTTGGAGCAAGAGCAGCATTCTCTCATAAAGATTTTCTCAACATGGCAGCCTTTGACTACATCAATCCTTCTTCAACAACATACTCACACCAGCACAATCAGAACCAACCACCTTTTAATCACCTTTAG
- the LOC132184330 gene encoding beta-fructofuranosidase, cell wall isozyme, with translation MEICIIWAVCLCFLLVGDAVLEVDQVEASHHPYRNLQSLSREQPYRTAYHFQPPKNWMNDPNGPMYYKGVYHLFYQFNPYGALWGNISWAHSISYDLVDWVHLEPAINPSDPFDINGCWSGSTTFLPGGKPAILYTGIDLKNRQVQNLAVPKNVSDPLLREWVKSPHNPLLTPIDDIDPQNFRDPTTAWQGPDRVWRVIVGSKINGLGMAILYRSRDFVEWIRSENPLHSSTKTGMWECPDFYPVSVNNTNGEEKFSKHVLKASFHNQDHYILGNYVPMTDKFEVDTDFLDEGFDMRYDYGNFYASKTFYDSGKKRRILWAWVTESDGESDDIEKGWSGLQSIPRSVLLSGTRQQLIQWPIKEIEKLRTNKVSFHDKELNDGFIFEVSGITASQADVEVSFDLPNLDEAESLDPNWVDPQLLCSQKGASGRGRVGPFGLLVLASKDLTEQTAVFFLIFRRHDNYVVLMCSDQSRSSLREGLGKTIYGAFVSMDHRERKISLRSLIDHSIVESFGADGRSCITARVYPKLAIHSESRLYVFNNGTLSVRISSLNAWSMKRAQIFPMQKRRKQQINYK, from the exons ATGGAGATATGCATTATTTGGGCTGTCTGTTTATGCTTTTTGCTGGTTGGTGATGCAGTACTTGAAGTTGATCAAGTTGAAGCCTCTCATCACCCGTACAGAAATCTTCAATCACTTTCAAGAGAGCAGCCTTACAGGACTGCTTACCACTTTCAACCTCCTAAAAACTGGATGAATG ATCCTAATG GACCAATGTATTATAAGGGAGTTTACCATCTATTTTACCAATTCAATCCATATGGTGCGTTGTGGGGAAACATATCATGGGCTCATTCAATCTCATATGATCTTGTTGACTGGGTTCATCTTGAGCCTGCAATCAACCCATCAGACCCTTTTGACATCAATGGCTGCTGGTCCGGTTCAACTACATTTCTTCCTGGGGGAAAACCTGCCATTTTGTACACTGGAATTGACCTCAAAAACCGCCAAGTTCAAAACTTGGCAGTACCCAAGAATGTTTCTGACCCACTGCTAAGAGAATGGGTGAAATCTCCTCATAATCCTCTACTCACTCCAATCGACGACATTGATCCACAGAATTTCAGAGACCCAACAACTGCTTGGCAGGGGCCTGACAGAGTATGGCGAGTCATCGTTGGGAGCAAGATAAATGGTCTTGGAATGGCGATTCTATATCGAAGCAGAGATTTTGTTGAATGGATTAGGAGTGAGAATCCACTGCACTCATCAACAAAAACTGGCATGTGGGAATGTCCAGATTTTTACCCTGTCAGTGTCAACAACACAAATGGAGAGGAGAAATTTTCCAAGCATGTGCTCAAGGCAAGCTTCCATAATCAGGACCACTACATATTGGGAAATTACGTGCCGATGACAGACAAATTTGAGGTAGACACTGACTTCTTGGATGAAGGTTTTGACATGCGATATGATTATGGGAATTTTTATGCTTCTAAAACATTCTACGACAGTGGTAAGAAGAGGCGAATATTATGGGCCTGGGTGACCGAGTCTGATGGTGAATCAGATGACATTGAGAAAGGATGGTCTGGGCTTCAG tCAATTCCTAGAAGCGTTCTGCTTAGTGGAACTCGGCAACAATTAATACAGTGGCCAATCAAAGAAATAGAGAAACTACGTACTAATAAAGTGAGTTTCCATGATAAGGAGCTCAATGATGGTTTCATTTTCGAAGTTTCAGGGATTACAGCTTCACAG GCTGATGTGGAAGTTTCATTTGATCTGCCTAATTTGGATGAAGCTGAGTCTCTAGACCCGAATTGGGTTGATCCCCAACTGCTCTGTAGTCAAAAGGGAGCATCTGGTAGAGGCAGAGTAGGGCCATTTGGTTTGCTGGTTCTGGCTTCCAAGGACTTGACTGAACAAACTGCAGTCTTCTTTCTCATATTTAGAAGGCATGACAATTATGTTGTGCTCATGTGTAGCGATCAAAGCAG GTCTTCGTTGAGGGAAGGGCTTGGCAAGACCATCTATGGAGCATTTGTGTCTATGGATCATCGTGAGAGGAAAATATCATTAAGAAGCTTG ATAGACCATTCAATTGTTGAGAGTTTTGGTGCGGATGGGAGGAGTTGCATAACTGCTAGAGTTTATCCGAAATTGGCGATTCATAGTGAAAGCCGCCTATATGTATTCAACAATGGAACTCTGAGTGTTAGAATTTCGAGCCTGAATGCTTGGAGCATGAAGAGAGCTCAAATTTTTCCTATGCAAAAGAGACGAAAGCAACAAATCAATTACAAGTAA